CTCAATACCAGCGCGCTGGAGCTGCACCACGACTTGCAACAGGCACGCCCGGAGGTGGTGGGGATCGCGCACTTTCACGGTTTCCATGGCCGGGTGTGGTCGTCGTTGGGCCAGCTGTTCGAACCGATTACCGCCGAGTCCGGGGCCTTCCTCAATGACCAGGTGATCTTTGCGCGCCATGCCCTGCGCACCGCCGGCGGCGCGCTGGAGCAGGATCGCAACATCGTCAGCCAGGCGTTTGTCGAGACCTTCGCCCAGAACAACCTGCTGGTGTGGCAGAACCACGGCCTGTGGGTCACCGGTGAAACCGTGGAAAGCGCCGCCTGGCGTTTCATCCTCGCCGAAGACACCGCCCGCGTGCACCTGCTGGCGCGTTCGGCCGGGACGCCGCTGGTGCCTGCGCCAGATGCGCTGGAAGGCGGCATCGACAAGGCGCGCCATGAGTTTTTCGCCTGGCTCAACTTCCTGCCGCTGTGGGACCAGATCCGTACCGAAGAACCCGACCTGCTCAACTGAGGCGCCCGCCATGCACAC
The genomic region above belongs to Pseudomonas poae and contains:
- a CDS encoding class II aldolase/adducin family protein, with the protein product MSHSALFPQTIYTLPYANNRLALGAVPKLDDPLQERLHRKQRLAAAYRLFGRLGFEVGVAGHFTARDPVHPEHYWINPLGVPFSQITVSHLLRVDGEGQVVEGEGLLNTSALELHHDLQQARPEVVGIAHFHGFHGRVWSSLGQLFEPITAESGAFLNDQVIFARHALRTAGGALEQDRNIVSQAFVETFAQNNLLVWQNHGLWVTGETVESAAWRFILAEDTARVHLLARSAGTPLVPAPDALEGGIDKARHEFFAWLNFLPLWDQIRTEEPDLLN